The following are encoded in a window of Rosa chinensis cultivar Old Blush chromosome 4, RchiOBHm-V2, whole genome shotgun sequence genomic DNA:
- the LOC112196395 gene encoding LOW QUALITY PROTEIN: histone-lysine N-methyltransferase family member SUVH9-like (The sequence of the model RefSeq protein was modified relative to this genomic sequence to represent the inferred CDS: inserted 1 base in 1 codon), protein MPISLSTQTHFFPLTMGSLLPILDLNASPQSVPNSTLATATISLKVPKIEPKPEPCDDPAPQPPFDPSPSSDIFPNPQTTPLPLPHQTSIVAAAPDHVYSEFHRISELFHTAFAKGIQNCDGGGRGGGGDEDGVVLDPESGAIVPVEDNSQQQQLAEVVQRKKYPQRSNELVRVTDLSDEDHRYFREVVRKTRMLYDSIRILSVAEEDKKNPGQGKRTRGDLRAASVLRDRGLWLNRDKRIVGSIPGVYVGDLFFFRMELCVVGIHGQVQAGIDYLPGSQSSNREPIATSIIVSGGYEDDEDAGDIIIYTGHGGQDKFNRQCAHQKLEGGNLALERSMHYGIEVRVIRGRKIHGAVSSKVYVYDGLYRILETWLDVGKSGFGVYKFKLLRIEGQPEMGSSILKFAESLRSRPLSVRPXGYLSLDLSQQREKIPVLLFNDIDADQDPLYYEYLRTPAFPTHVYHQSANGTGCECVNGCNENCFCAMKNGGEFPYDQNGFLLRGKPVVFECGTFCRCPPQCRNRVTQHGLRNRLEVFRSRETGWGVRSLDLIHAGAFICEYTGVILTREQAQIFSMDGDSLIYPHRFSDKWAEWGDLSQIYPDYARPTYPAIPPLDFAMDVSKMRNVACYMSQSTTPNVMVQFVLYDHNNLMFPHLMLFAMENIPPLRELSLDYGVAVADEWTGKLAICN, encoded by the exons ATGCCCATCTCTCTTTCTACTCAAACCCACTTCTTTCCTTTGACCATGGGCTCTCTCCTCCCAATTCTTGACCTCAATGCCTCCCCTCAATCCGTCCCCAATTCAACCCTAGCCACCGCCACCATATCCCTCAAGGTCCCCAAAATCGAACCCAAGCCCGAACCTTGCGACGACCCAGCTCCCCAACCCCCCTTCGATCCCAGCCCCAGCTCCGACATTTTCCCCAATCCCCAAACTACCCCTCTCCCCCTCCCCCACCAGACCTCGATCGTCGCCGCCGCGCCGGACCACGTCTACTCCGAGTTCCACCGCATTTCCGAGCTCTTCCACACCGCCTTCGCGAAAGGGATTCAGAACTGCGACGGCGGCGGCCGCGGCGGTGGCGGAGACGAGGACGGCGTCGTTCTGGACCCGGAGTCCGGCGCGATTGTTCCGGTGGAGGACAACAGCCAGCAGCAGCAGCTGGCGGAGGTCGTGCAGCGGAAGAAGTACCCGCAGCGGTCGAACGAGCTCGTCCGGGTCACCGATCTCAGCGACGAGGACCACCGCTACTTCCGTGAGGTCGTCAGGAAGACCCGGATGCTCTACGATTCGATTCGGATCCTCTCGGTGGCGGAGGAGGACAAGAAGAATCCGGGTCAGGGGAAACGGACCCGGGGCGACTTGCGGGCCGCCTCCGTGCTCCGGGACCGTGGCCTCTGGCTCAACCGTGATAAGCGGATTGTGGGGTCCATCCCCGGTGTCTATGTTGgtgacctcttcttctttcgCATGGAGCTATGTGTGGTTGGGATACATGGTCAAGTCCAAGCTGGAATTGACTATCTTCCAGGGAGCCAGAGCTCGAATAGGGAGCCGATTGCGACGAGCATTATCGTCTCTGGCGGGTACGAGGATGATGAGGATGCTGGGGATATTATTATCTACACAGGACATGGAGGGCAGGACAAGTTTAATAGGCAATGTGCACACCAGAAGCTGGAGGGTGGGAACTTGGCGTTGGAGAGGAGTATGCATTACGGAATTGAAGTGAGGGTTATTAGGGGGAGGAAGATTCATGGGGCTGTTTCGAGTAAGGTGTATGTTTATGATGGTTTGTATAGGATTCTTGAAACTTGGCTTGATGTTGGGAAGTCGGGGTTTGGTGTTTATAAGTTTAAGCTTTTGAGAATCGAGGGGCAGCCTGAGATGGGGAGCTCCATTCTTAAGTTTGCTGAGAGTCTTAGGAGTAGGCCATTGAGTGTGAGGC AGGGTTATCTTAGTTTGGATCTTTCACAGCAGAGGGAGAAGATTCCGGTGTTGCTTTTCAATGACATTGATGCTGATCAGGACCCCTTGTATTATGAGTATCTTAGGACACCTGCATTTCCAACTCATGTGTATCATCAGTCGGCAAACGGAACTGGCTGTGAATGTGTTAACGGTTGTAATGAAAATTGCTTTTGTGCTATGAAAAATGGAGGGGAGTTTCCTTATGATCAGAATGGGTTTCTTCTGAGGGGGAAGCCTGTGGTATTTGAGTGTGGGACCTTCTGCCGTTGCCCCCCGCAGTGTCGGAATCGTGTCACCCAACATGGATTGAGAAATAGACTGGAAGTGTTTAGATCAAGGGAAACAGGTTGGGGGGTTAGGTCTTTGGACTTGATACATGCTGGCGCTTTTATATGTGAGTATACAGGAGTTATTCTCACGAGGGAGCAGGCTCAAATTTTTTCCATGGATGGTGATAGCTTGATCTATCCCCATCGGTTTTCTGATAAATGGGCAGAATGGGGAGATTTATCTCAGATCTATCCTGATTATGCGCGTCCAACTTATCCGGCAATCCCACCGCTGGATTTTGCAATGGATGTGTCAAAAATGAGGAATGTTGCTTGTTATATGAGCCAGAGTACCACTCCAAATGTGATGGTGCAGTTCGTTCTCTATGATCACAACAACTTGATGTTTCCTCATCTTATGCTATTTGCAATGGAGAACATTCCTCCTCTGAGGGAGTTAAGCCTTGACTATGGGGTGGCGGTGGCTGATGAATGGACAGGGAAACTTGCTATCTGTAACTGA
- the LOC112196396 gene encoding uncharacterized protein LOC112196396, whose translation MDGQQPWRPRLSFRSATIMMCLLNVITALLLLQGFLFSTSSRSKSSPSSATLRYIRESEEIRLAMRPLELIKRVREIQREASGEPETLQEKDTRQTVAVDLSKRLKDLHATNDANSLKALEEWRKRKMERARLRDLEKNGTHTSQA comes from the exons ATGGACGGACAGCAGCCATGGAGGCCCAGATTGTCGTTCAGGAGCGCCACCATAATGATGTGCTTGCTGAACGTCATCACAGCTCTTCTTTTGCTTCAGGGCTTTCTCTTCTCTACTTCTTCTCGCTCCAAATCCTCACCCAGTTCAG CCACACTCAGGTATATCAGAGAATCTGAAGAGATCCGTCTTGCTATGCGACCCTTGGAACTAATAAAAAGA GTGAGGGAAATCCAACGAGAAGCATCTGGAGAACCAGAAACACTCCAAGAGAAAGACACAAGGCAGACAGTTGCAGTTGACCTTTCAAAAAGATTGAAGGATCTGCATGCTACTAATGATGCTAACAGTTTGAAAG CCTTGGAAGAGTGGCGTAAACGGAAGATGGAACGAGCAAGACTGCGTGACCTGGAGAAAAATGGAACTCACACATCTCAAGCTTGA